In the Pithys albifrons albifrons isolate INPA30051 chromosome 3, PitAlb_v1, whole genome shotgun sequence genome, one interval contains:
- the TAMM41 gene encoding phosphatidate cytidylyltransferase, mitochondrial isoform X3 — MSLPVLSSSAVKFRRVLAHFPQELSLAFAYGSGVFRQAGAAAELGQDNMLDFVFAVDDSVTWHMMNLLKNRSHYSFLKLFGPNQITSVQSYGAGIYYNTLVPCNGRLIKYGVISTDALIDDLFHWKTLYVAGRLQKPVKILTQNENSKLQAALVSNLKSAVTAAFLMLPESFSEEDLYMQIAGLSYSGDFRMIIGEDRSKVQNIVKPNIPHFQKLYSNILQDCPQVVYKHHLGRLEIDKSPEGQFTQLMALPKTLQQKITSLVNPPGKNRDVEEILLQVAHDPECGFVVHQGISGIVRSSSVVQSAKTILTAGAKKSVIYSMKKLYKMTKGWLRKTS, encoded by the exons ATGTCGCTGCCGGTGCTGTCGAGCTCTGCCGTGAAGTTCCGGCGGGTCCTGGCGCACTTCCCgcaggagctcagcctggcCTTCGCCTACGGCTCGGGCGTGTTCCGCCAGGCAGGGGCTGCGGCCGAGCTCGGCCAG GACAATATGCTCGATTTCGTGTTTGCTGttgatgattctgtgacctgGCATATGATGAACTTGTTAAAGAACAGAAGTCATTATTCCTTCCTAAAACTTTTTGGGCCAAACCAGATAACTAGTGTACAGAGCTACGGAGCAGGAATTTACTACAACACTTTAGTGCCATGCAATGGTAGA CTGATAAAGTATGGTGTAATTAGCACTGATGCCCTGATTGATGATTTATTTCACTGGAAAACCCTCTACGTCGCTGGGCGCCTCCAGAAGCCG GTGAAAATACTGACACAAAATGAGAATAGCAAGCTGCAAGCTGCTCTTGTTAGCAACCTGAAGAGTGCAGTCACAGCAGCCTTTCTCATGTTACCAGAAAGTTTCTCTGAAGAAGACCTCTATATGCAGATTGCAGGACTCTCCTACTCTG GTGATTTCCGAATGATAATAGGAGAGGACAGATCGAAAGTACAGAACATAGTGAAGCCCAACATTCCCCATTTTCAGAAGCTGTACAGTAACATATTACAGGACTGCCCTCAAGTAGTGTACAAGCACCATCTGGGAAGGCTGGAG ATTGATAAAAGTCCAGAAGGTCAATTTACACAACTGATGGCTTTGCCAAAGACTCTGCAGCAAAAGATAACTTCTCTGGTAAACCCTCCTGGAAAAAACAGAGATGTGGAAGAAATTTTGCTGCAAGTTGCCCATGACCCTGAGTGTGGATTTGTGGTGCATCAAG gCATTTCAGGAATTGTGAGATCTTCCAGTGTAGTGCAGAGTGCTAAAACCATACTGACAGCTG
- the TAMM41 gene encoding phosphatidate cytidylyltransferase, mitochondrial isoform X4 has product MSLPVLSSSAVKFRRVLAHFPQELSLAFAYGSGVFRQAGAAAELGQDNMLDFVFAVDDSVTWHMMNLLKNRSHYSFLKLFGPNQITSVQSYGAGIYYNTLVPCNGRLIKYGVISTDALIDDLFHWKTLYVAGRLQKPVKILTQNENSKLQAALVSNLKSAVTAAFLMLPESFSEEDLYMQIAGLSYSGDFRMIIGEDRSKVQNIVKPNIPHFQKLYSNILQDCPQVVYKHHLGRLEIDKSPEGQFTQLMALPKTLQQKITSLVNPPGKNRDVEEILLQVAHDPECGFVVHQGISGIVRSSSVVQSAKTILTAVS; this is encoded by the exons ATGTCGCTGCCGGTGCTGTCGAGCTCTGCCGTGAAGTTCCGGCGGGTCCTGGCGCACTTCCCgcaggagctcagcctggcCTTCGCCTACGGCTCGGGCGTGTTCCGCCAGGCAGGGGCTGCGGCCGAGCTCGGCCAG GACAATATGCTCGATTTCGTGTTTGCTGttgatgattctgtgacctgGCATATGATGAACTTGTTAAAGAACAGAAGTCATTATTCCTTCCTAAAACTTTTTGGGCCAAACCAGATAACTAGTGTACAGAGCTACGGAGCAGGAATTTACTACAACACTTTAGTGCCATGCAATGGTAGA CTGATAAAGTATGGTGTAATTAGCACTGATGCCCTGATTGATGATTTATTTCACTGGAAAACCCTCTACGTCGCTGGGCGCCTCCAGAAGCCG GTGAAAATACTGACACAAAATGAGAATAGCAAGCTGCAAGCTGCTCTTGTTAGCAACCTGAAGAGTGCAGTCACAGCAGCCTTTCTCATGTTACCAGAAAGTTTCTCTGAAGAAGACCTCTATATGCAGATTGCAGGACTCTCCTACTCTG GTGATTTCCGAATGATAATAGGAGAGGACAGATCGAAAGTACAGAACATAGTGAAGCCCAACATTCCCCATTTTCAGAAGCTGTACAGTAACATATTACAGGACTGCCCTCAAGTAGTGTACAAGCACCATCTGGGAAGGCTGGAG ATTGATAAAAGTCCAGAAGGTCAATTTACACAACTGATGGCTTTGCCAAAGACTCTGCAGCAAAAGATAACTTCTCTGGTAAACCCTCCTGGAAAAAACAGAGATGTGGAAGAAATTTTGCTGCAAGTTGCCCATGACCCTGAGTGTGGATTTGTGGTGCATCAAG gCATTTCAGGAATTGTGAGATCTTCCAGTGTAGTGCAGAGTGCTAAAACCATACTGACAGCTG TTTCTTAA